In a single window of the Campylobacter fetus subsp. testudinum 03-427 genome:
- the rpoD gene encoding RNA polymerase sigma70 factor (Pfam matches to PF04539.12 Sigma70_r3, and to PF04542.10 Sigma70_r2, and to PF04545.12 Sigma70_r4, and to PF00140.16 Sigma70_r1_2) has translation MSAAKETFAQIEELFKENSKGYVTFEKLVRLFDKAPTVATIKKVETLAELYKIQLISAVEAAKIKNIQEAKKSEEDRLKIIDTALEEEFDLTSENDLLEWSRSDSPVRMYLREMGQISLLTKEEEVEISKKIELGEDIIIDAFCSVPYLIDFILDYKEPLINRERRVKELFKSFDEEESEEEEEETTEDEFEYDENEEDSATAKKQPKKLDKRAEKVIESFKALEKAKKEWMKIVAKQNISIEEESDLIAKLNLTFKKKVLKDKLMDLGPTSKLINEIVKSMETALKSDDDFDKELKRLEYRLPMFSAELKKNHQGILKDITKLSKEDIISRVPEATMVSTYVEIKKLFQTKEASKTGFNLEPKELKIVLDQIKRGKNISDDAKARMAKSNLRLVVSIAKRYTNRGLPFLDLIQEGNIGLMKAVDKFEYKKGYKFSTYATWWIRQAISRAIADQARTIRIPIHMIETINRINKINRKYLQEEGKEPDVSIIAREVGLSIDKVKQVIKITKEPISLEAPIGSEDDGKYGDFVEDKTTLSPMEQILKGDLKEQIDDVLDQLNDREKAVIRMRFGLLEDESDRTLEEIGKELNVTRERVRQIESSAIKKLKHPKVGRKLKNYIEGN, from the coding sequence ATGAGTGCAGCAAAAGAGACTTTTGCACAAATAGAAGAGTTATTTAAAGAGAACTCAAAAGGCTATGTTACTTTTGAAAAGCTTGTAAGATTGTTTGACAAAGCTCCAACGGTTGCTACCATAAAAAAAGTCGAAACTCTAGCCGAACTCTATAAAATACAGTTGATAAGTGCCGTAGAAGCGGCAAAGATAAAAAATATACAAGAAGCTAAAAAATCAGAAGAAGACAGGCTAAAAATCATAGACACCGCCTTAGAAGAGGAATTTGATCTAACTAGTGAAAATGATCTTTTAGAGTGGTCACGTTCAGATAGCCCTGTAAGAATGTATCTTAGAGAAATGGGTCAAATTTCACTTTTAACAAAAGAAGAAGAAGTAGAAATCAGCAAAAAAATCGAGCTTGGAGAGGATATCATCATAGATGCTTTTTGCTCGGTGCCGTATCTTATTGATTTTATTTTAGATTATAAAGAACCTCTTATAAACAGAGAACGCCGAGTAAAAGAGCTTTTTAAAAGCTTTGACGAGGAAGAGAGTGAAGAAGAGGAAGAAGAAACAACTGAAGATGAATTTGAATATGATGAGAACGAAGAAGATAGCGCTACAGCAAAAAAACAGCCAAAAAAACTTGATAAAAGAGCAGAAAAAGTAATAGAAAGCTTTAAAGCTCTTGAAAAAGCTAAAAAAGAGTGGATGAAAATAGTAGCAAAACAAAATATTTCTATCGAAGAAGAGTCTGATCTTATAGCAAAACTAAATTTGACTTTTAAGAAAAAAGTTTTAAAAGACAAATTAATGGATCTTGGACCTACAAGCAAACTTATAAATGAGATAGTAAAGTCTATGGAGACAGCTTTAAAAAGTGATGATGACTTTGATAAAGAGCTAAAACGTCTTGAGTATCGCCTTCCGATGTTTAGTGCCGAACTCAAAAAAAACCATCAAGGCATACTAAAAGATATAACAAAACTTTCAAAAGAAGATATCATATCAAGAGTTCCTGAAGCAACTATGGTATCAACTTATGTAGAGATAAAGAAGCTGTTTCAAACAAAAGAAGCCAGCAAAACTGGGTTTAATCTAGAACCAAAAGAGCTAAAAATAGTATTAGACCAGATAAAACGCGGTAAAAATATAAGCGACGATGCAAAAGCTAGAATGGCAAAGTCAAATTTAAGACTAGTAGTCAGCATAGCTAAACGCTATACGAATCGCGGACTTCCATTTTTGGATCTTATCCAAGAAGGAAACATAGGTCTTATGAAAGCAGTTGATAAATTTGAATATAAAAAAGGTTATAAATTTTCAACATACGCCACATGGTGGATAAGACAAGCTATAAGTCGTGCCATAGCTGATCAAGCAAGGACTATACGAATACCGATTCATATGATAGAAACTATAAATCGTATAAATAAAATCAATAGAAAATATCTACAAGAAGAGGGAAAAGAGCCAGATGTAAGCATCATAGCAAGAGAAGTAGGTCTTAGCATAGATAAAGTTAAGCAAGTTATCAAAATTACCAAAGAACCTATCAGTCTTGAAGCCCCTATTGGTAGTGAGGACGATGGTAAATATGGCGATTTTGTAGAAGATAAAACAACTCTTAGCCCAATGGAACAAATTTTAAAAGGCGATTTAAAAGAGCAGATAGATGATGTCTTAGATCAACTAAACGATCGCGAAAAAGCAGTCATAAGAATGCGTTTTGGTCTTTTAGAAGATGAAAGCGATAGAACTCTTGAAGAGATAGGAAAAGAGCTAAACGTGACAAGAGAGCGCGTTAGACAGATCGAAAGCTCAGCTATAAAAAAACTAAAACATCCAAAAGTCGGCAGAAAACTCAAAAATTATATAGAGGGAAATTAA
- the flgG2 gene encoding flagellar basal body rod protein (Pfam matches to PF06429.9 Flg_bbr_C, and to PF00460.16 Flg_bb_rod): MQNGYYQATGAMVTQFNRLDVITNNLANVNTIGYKRDDVVIADFERIFKETRDILPLENHTRDAAKFLNRTIDRVPQINEIYTDFNVGGLKMTNNPLDVAIGKSDLFLLVDTPNGVRLTKNGALNLDNEGYVVTKEGYRVLPNNYENQPEEVRGIQIPQDAPVTIDKDGNIYSNNENVGRFFVAQPREIRNLQKEGDNLFVLPNLNELNDVENSGSVAQGYSQISNVNPVIEMVNLVETNRLVDMYQRVMSTHMNDVNQEAITKLASPKV; encoded by the coding sequence ATGCAAAATGGCTATTATCAAGCTACAGGAGCGATGGTTACACAGTTTAACAGACTTGATGTAATCACAAATAACCTTGCAAATGTAAATACGATCGGTTATAAAAGAGATGATGTGGTTATAGCTGATTTTGAGCGAATATTTAAAGAAACTAGAGATATTTTACCTCTGGAAAATCATACAAGAGACGCTGCTAAATTTCTAAACAGAACCATCGATCGAGTTCCGCAGATTAACGAAATTTACACTGACTTTAATGTCGGCGGACTTAAAATGACAAATAATCCTCTAGATGTAGCCATAGGAAAAAGTGATCTATTTTTGCTAGTCGATACACCAAATGGAGTAAGACTCACAAAAAATGGTGCTTTGAATTTAGATAATGAAGGTTACGTTGTGACAAAAGAAGGCTATAGAGTGCTTCCAAATAACTATGAAAATCAGCCAGAAGAAGTAAGAGGTATCCAAATTCCTCAAGATGCTCCTGTAACTATAGATAAAGATGGAAATATCTACTCAAATAATGAAAATGTTGGTAGATTTTTTGTAGCACAGCCAAGAGAGATTAGAAATTTGCAAAAAGAGGGAGACAATCTTTTTGTACTTCCAAATTTAAATGAGTTAAATGATGTAGAAAATAGCGGTTCTGTCGCTCAAGGGTATTCTCAAATTTCAAATGTAAATCCTGTTATTGAGATGGTAAATTTAGTAGAAACAAATCGTCTTGTCGATATGTATCAAAGAGTTATGTCAACACATATGAATGATGTAAATCAAGAAGCAATTACTAAACTTGCTTCACCAAAAGTTTAA
- the flgG gene encoding flagellar basal body rod protein (Pfam matches to PF06429.9 Flg_bbr_C, and to PF00460.16 Flg_bb_rod) — protein MIRSLYTAATGMVAQQTQIDTTSHNIANVNTIGYKKNRAEFADLMYQTMQYAGTPTSTTTMSPTGMEVGLGVRPTAITKVFGQGYFKETGNNLDMVIAGNGFFQIQLPDGTTAYTRNGAFKLDGDGNIVNSDGYRLLPEMNIPADATQISVGVDGTVSVLQPGNQEMTQIGQIELANFINPSGLHAMGDNNFLETAASGAPNIGNGGTDGFGQIKQGFVEMSNVQLVEEMTDLITGQRAYEANSKAITTADEMLQTVNQLKR, from the coding sequence ATGATACGCTCACTTTATACAGCAGCTACTGGAATGGTAGCTCAGCAAACACAGATAGATACCACATCACATAATATAGCAAACGTAAATACGATCGGATATAAGAAAAATCGTGCAGAATTTGCAGATTTGATGTATCAAACTATGCAGTACGCAGGAACTCCGACAAGCACGACAACTATGAGTCCAACTGGTATGGAAGTTGGTCTTGGAGTGCGTCCTACTGCTATAACTAAAGTATTTGGTCAAGGGTATTTTAAAGAAACCGGAAATAATCTAGATATGGTTATAGCCGGTAACGGTTTTTTTCAAATTCAGCTTCCTGATGGCACTACTGCTTATACTAGAAACGGTGCATTTAAGCTGGATGGAGACGGAAATATAGTTAATAGCGATGGCTATAGGCTGCTTCCTGAGATGAATATACCAGCAGACGCAACTCAAATTTCTGTAGGAGTCGATGGTACTGTGTCTGTGCTTCAACCAGGAAATCAAGAGATGACTCAAATAGGTCAGATTGAGCTTGCAAATTTTATAAATCCAAGCGGACTTCACGCTATGGGTGATAATAATTTCTTAGAAACTGCCGCAAGTGGTGCTCCAAATATAGGAAACGGCGGTACTGACGGTTTTGGTCAGATAAAACAAGGTTTTGTTGAGATGAGTAACGTACAATTAGTCGAAGAGATGACTGATCTTATAACTGGTCAGCGTGCTTATGAAGCAAATTCAAAAGCTATCACAACAGCAGATGAGATGCTTCAAACAGTAAATCAGCTAAAACGATAA